AGCCCGGTGGAGGGTGATGCAGACTTGTCTTTTCATTATGGCTTTCAATGATAACAGGAATAGGAAAAACCCTGAATATATCTCTGAAGGACGGCCCGGTCCTCTCCCTGAAGGACGGCCAGACCGTCAGGGCCGTGGTTCTCAAGAGGCTGTCGGACAACATCTTTTCTATCAAAATCAGGGGCCGGATCATTGAAACAAGGTCTGAAATCCCCCTCAAAGAAGGGGACCCCCTGCTCCTCAAGGTTGAGGCTGGCGGCACAAAGGAGATAAGGCTCCGGCTGCTTGAGGGTCAACAGGACGGTTCCGGTAAACTAAAGGAACTCATTCTTACAGCGCTTAAATCCTTCAAGATCGCAAAGACGGCCTCCGGGGATCTCATAGGATTAAAACTCAAACTCGAAATGCTCCCCCCTGAGGTTAAGGAGAAAATCCCCGAGATACTTCAACTTGAAAGGTTCCTGCCGGAGTTCTCCGACCTTAGCCCCGCGGCATTCGGCAAGGCCGTTAAAGCTTCAGGCGGCTTCTTTGAAACCGCTCTGAGACTGCTTATCGGGAAGACTCTCCTAAACAGCCCTGAGGAAGAACCTCCTGATCCTGAAACGGTTGTAAGCGAAGCTAAGGATCCCGGGGGAAAGGGCATGAAAGAGGGTGTTTCCGAACCCCGCAAAGGAGGGGCAATAAAAGACGGCCGGGTGCCTTCTTCTGCCGAGAAGGGACCAACGGCAAAAAAAGAAGACACCCCTCATGCAAAAAAGATCACAGGTGAAACACCCGGTAAGGAGGTCACTGCACTTAAGGGAAAGGACCTCAAGGGCATTCTCCTTACGGTTAAAAGAAGGCTTGGGGAGGAGGAGGGCATAAACGCCTTGAGAAAGGCCGGCATCAGTGGGTCTGAAATAAGAGGCGCTGTAGAACGGATGATAAAGAACATCGAGTACCATCAGTTCCACTCAAGGCTTCAGGAGTCCTTGCAGACCTATATCCCTTTTCTCTGGAAATCCCTGAAGGACGGGGAGCTTGTTTTCAGAAAATCCCTTGAGAAGCCGGAGAAGGATCAGCCCTTCTCCTGTATGATTAAACTTGATCTTGAGTCTCTGGGCAAGGTGCTTGTACATGTGCATTTAAACTCCGGGAGGTTTCATCTCAGATTCATCACTGAAAACAGTTCATTCATGGAAGGCATCAAGGAAAGCAGGAGCGCTGTCAAGGAACAGTTCGAAGCTGCAGGTCTGCGGCTTGAGAGCATGATAGTCAGCCTCAGGGAGGAAATCGACTTTGAAAAGACCGGCACAGACACGCTTGACCTGAGGATATGATGAAAAAAAAGGACATAAAGGCAGCCGCCCTCAAATACAAGCATGGCAATGACGCCGCCCCGAGGGTTGTAGCAAGGGGCAAGGGCTGGCTTGCAGATAAGATCATAGCCTTAGCCCGGGAACATGGTATCCCCATCCATGAAGACAGGGACCTTGTAGAGATACTCTCCACCCTTGATATGTATGAAGAGATCCCCGAGGAACTCTACCGTGCCGTGGCGGAGATTCTGGCCTTTATCTACAGGATAAGCGGGGAATACAACAAATAGAGAAACGAACCGGCGCCTTGACTTCAGGAGGATCTCAAAGCCTTTTCCTGCCGGAACCGACCCGTTTTTTTACCCTTAGAACCTCGAAACCCCGGTTTTCATACACCGTCTCAAACAGACCGCTTGATCCCATTTTCCTCACCATAGGGTGCACGGGCAGAATCAGGTAATCGATGCCGTATCCCGTCAACTTCTTATGAATGGTTGGGATGTCCAATGAGGAAAACAGATCTTTCATGTCCTCCACCTTCTCCCGGTATGTCTTCTGTTTGGAGAAGATGTAGCCCTGGTCATCGACATATGTCCGTCTTCCCGTAAAGGATGTTACGACCAGGCCCGTGCCCCGTATCAGGGGGAGCACCTGAACGCATGAGTCCGTCTCTGTATTGTGTCTAACCCAGTTAAAGGCATTATACTTGTTTATGTCCAATACCATATCGGTCTTGTAGTGTCCGTCTATATTGTACATGGTGTTTAAAAAACTCAAAAAAAGAACTATCGTCAACAGTGGAAACCACCTGGAAATGAACAGCACATTCCTGGAAATAACGACCTCTATGATTATAACCGTCAGCACATAACAGATCAGGATATAATATGACATTACGAACAGATTGTAAAAAACAAGGAGGACAATAAAAAACAACAGATAGAGGGCGTACCTGCATCCCCGCATGGTGAACACACCTGTATTGTGAAAATAGGTTTTCCTGAAGTCAAAGTATCTCGCTGCAAAATACGAAAGCCCAATCCAGACAAACATGCTTGTCTTCATGCCGAAGTCGTTATTACTAACACCTCCCCCGAGTTTCCTCCTGACGGTCAGCATAAGCAACAGGCTGACCCCGATGGTAACATACATATAATGGTCAAAGGGGATCCGGTTTTTCCGTATTGCGTACAGGTACAGACCGGCTGCTCCGAATACAATCAAGGGCATATAATCTACGAGTAATATCCCCAGCACCGTCTGCACCCGGGGGAGCCTTACGAAGAGGCTTGCCTCCTGCCCCGACTGCAGGAAATCCACAATAA
Above is a genomic segment from bacterium BMS3Abin08 containing:
- a CDS encoding flagellar hook-length control protein FliK, with the translated sequence MITGIGKTLNISLKDGPVLSLKDGQTVRAVVLKRLSDNIFSIKIRGRIIETRSEIPLKEGDPLLLKVEAGGTKEIRLRLLEGQQDGSGKLKELILTALKSFKIAKTASGDLIGLKLKLEMLPPEVKEKIPEILQLERFLPEFSDLSPAAFGKAVKASGGFFETALRLLIGKTLLNSPEEEPPDPETVVSEAKDPGGKGMKEGVSEPRKGGAIKDGRVPSSAEKGPTAKKEDTPHAKKITGETPGKEVTALKGKDLKGILLTVKRRLGEEEGINALRKAGISGSEIRGAVERMIKNIEYHQFHSRLQESLQTYIPFLWKSLKDGELVFRKSLEKPEKDQPFSCMIKLDLESLGKVLVHVHLNSGRFHLRFITENSSFMEGIKESRSAVKEQFEAAGLRLESMIVSLREEIDFEKTGTDTLDLRI
- the flhB_2 gene encoding flagellar biosynthetic protein FlhB, translating into MKKKDIKAAALKYKHGNDAAPRVVARGKGWLADKIIALAREHGIPIHEDRDLVEILSTLDMYEEIPEELYRAVAEILAFIYRISGEYNK